The following nucleotide sequence is from Alkalihalobacillus sp. LMS39.
GTTTCTGCAGGACTAGGCATTTCTGTACTCCCTGATAGTACGGTGTTAGAGAATTTTCCTAGAGCAACGGTGAAAATTCCAATTGTTGATCCAATTGTTCCTCGAACAGTGGGTATTATTACTGCAAAAGACCGTAAGCTACTTCCGACAGAAGAGTTATTTTTTGCCTTTTTAAAAACCTTTTTTAGTAAATGGTCTGCTTCCTACTCTTAAGGATAGAAACGAATAGAAAATAAAGAAAAGCGCGCAGAACTTTTGAGTTCTACGCGCTTGAAATTGTTTTTTATGTTCTTTTCTTTAAATATTTTGGTGCTACTTTACCGTTCTTTTTGTCACGGTAAAAGATAAATCCACCAACAAAAGCTACACCACCAATAAGAAGAAGGAAACCGATAATAAATTGTAACCCGAGTGAAGGAAATGGAGAGATAAGTGTTTGGAACACGGTCTCACGCATTAATTTTATACCGTAGCCTGCTAGAATAGCGGGAATCACCATAATTGTTAACGCAATAAATCGTTGCAAGATCAAAACCCTTTCTACACATCGTGATATAGTTATTTTACATGATATCGATACAATCTGTCCAAGACAACAGTTGCAAGTTTGTGACATTTGCGTAATAGTGGAAACAGAAGTTGGGTTCCTAAAAGGGGGAATTTACATGAAGAATATAATCATTATTGGAGCAGGA
It contains:
- a CDS encoding DUF2627 domain-containing protein codes for the protein MQRFIALTIMVIPAILAGYGIKLMRETVFQTLISPFPSLGLQFIIGFLLLIGGVAFVGGFIFYRDKKNGKVAPKYLKKRT